In Candidatus Stygibacter australis, the genomic window AGCACTGCCTGTGGTAGAGATCAAACCATATCAGGGCTGGTATGATTTCGCCAATAAATATACCCATGGTAATACGGAATATATCTGCCCCGCAGACCTGACCGAATTAGAAAAAGAAACTATTCAGCAATATGCGCTTGACATTTTTAATACAATGGGATGTAAAGTCTATAGTCGAATAGATTTCCGCTATGATGGGGATAAGTTCTATTTCCTGGAAGTGAATACCCTCCCGGGAATGACGTCTCTGAGTCTTACACCAATGGCAGCCAAAGCTGTAGGACTTGATCTTAGGGCTTTGCTGCTTAAAATTATTGAATTGTCAAAACATAAATAAGGAAGAATTATGCAGGAAATATCTTTTAATATTAATCTCCCTTCGTTTGCCATAGGTCTGGCTATTGGTTTGCTGCTGACTGTTTATTTTGTTTTCAGGGGAAATGGCAACAGCCGTAAACTGCGCAAAGAAATTACTCGTCAAAAGCAGATGCTGCAGGATAGACTGGAAGTGGAACTGGAATCTGTAGCTGCTATGAAAAACAAGATAAAAGACTTGGGAAAGACCAATAGTAACTTGCAAAAATCACTTGATGCACTCTCTCAAAAAGCCTCAAGAGCAGAATTGCAGCAACTGGCTATCTATCAAAAAGCTATTGATATTCTCACTGCTCAGTCTCCAGGCTTTGGTCCTGCCTGGCAAAATGCCCTTGA contains:
- a CDS encoding LapA family protein — translated: MQEISFNINLPSFAIGLAIGLLLTVYFVFRGNGNSRKLRKEITRQKQMLQDRLEVELESVAAMKNKIKDLGKTNSNLQKSLDALSQKASRAELQQLAIYQKAIDILTAQSPGFGPAWQNALENSKQEIGQFTSGVKPFIRNIAKSLLPEEID